The genomic DNA ATAGTATTGAGGAGTGGTGGTGGGAGCACCTGTCGGTGTCGGAACAGTCATAGTTGGAAGGGTCGCTGAAGTCGCAGTCGTAGTTGGAGCTGTAGTTTGGGCATTGGTGGTAGTAGGACGAGCCTGGGTCGGCAAATTCGAAGCTGCTACAGGTGTTTGTGACATACTTGGATCAAGCAGAAGTGATGGACAAGCCTGAGTGGCTAGGAGTCACGTGTAGTCGCATAGACCACACATATGATCATGGTCACACACTCTCTAAGAGCAAAAAGTGAGTGGAGGGTTGTCCATAACTCAATCAATACAGTATGTAAGCTGTATAAGTTTACACACAACTGGATATCTACATCGATTAATCCAACAGCAATCATCTAGCCGTACTTTCAGAATAAATGCACCATTGACTTATATCTTCATTATTCTCCACTTTCAAACTCGCTCATCGACCACCCCGCCAACCCGGCCTGTACCTTCACCATCTGGTCTCTTTCCACTACCGCCAAATCCGAACCGCCCGCCCCACGCCTTGTTTGTCTTTTTCCTATCACCACCCCCGAATTCGGCATTCCATTTTCGCAGGTCAGCTAGTGTGCCGAGTGCTTCTGACGCAGACGGTGTGATATCTTTGAGGGCACGCGTAAAGTGCTCGTTTGTAAGCCTCCGCACGACTGTTGGTTCGACTGTTGGCTGAGTGGGTGTGGTAGTGGCTACTGTTTCAGTAGTTGAACCGGCATTATCCTCCGCGGGCTGCGTCGATTCAACTACGGCCGGTTTGGTTGTAGCCTGTGTCCCGGGAACAGGGGCATCAGAGCTTGTTGCATCGGGAGCAATATTGATCGCATCTGGCTTCGGTAGATCTGCCAACTTCTCGTTGTCCTTGTCTCCGCTTTTATTAGCAGCACTGCCAGTCCTCCATGGCAGTGATATATTCTCCTTGACAGCATCCAGAGCGGCGGAAACTACCAAGTCTATAACACAGGCTCAGTACCTTCAGAATAAATTGGCCCAAAACGCATATACGTACTCTTCAAATCGCTCCCACTAAATCCATCGGTCTGCTTTGCAAGTGTTGGTATGTCGACATCTTCAGTTACGTCTTCTCCTTTTAGCATAATTCTCAAGATCGCCTCTCGCTCTTCCAACCCTGGGAGATCTATCAAGAGTCGTCTGGGTAATCGTCTGAGAACCGCATCGTCTAGGTCAAACGGTCGGTTCGTAGCTCCAATCACGACCACATTTGAAGAAGCAGAAGACCTCAAACCGTCCATTTCCTGCATGAACTCGGTAACGAGCCCTCGGTGAGCAGATGCTGCACCACCTATATCTCGGGACGAACGAGCGCCGAGAAGTGCATCGATTTCGTCTAAAAAGACTATGCAAGGCGAGAGACGCCGAGCTAGAGAAAAGACACTGCGAACAAGTTTTTCTCCTTCGCCGACATACTAGCTCAAGCCTTAGTATCTCTGTTAGTTTAGTGAGTAGAGTTCAGGGCCTACCATGTCCATCACATCCGACGGTTTGACAACCATCATCCTTGCTCCGCTTTCCTTTGCTAAAGCCCTGGCGAGCAACGTTTTGCCCGTGCCAGGTGGACCAAATAACAGTGCACCATTCATAGCGTGTTGTGCAAGTATACCGGAGCGGAATGCCGCTGGATAGAGCAATGGGAGCGAAACAATCGTGCGCACGCTATCGATTGTTGCGTCGGGCAAGTGAACTTGAGCGAATGTCGTTTGGAGCTCAGCTGTGTGGCAAGAGTCGGTAAAATAGGCTAGGTTCTAGAAAAGCATGTAAACACCCACCTGGATTCACAATGCATCCCAACAGCCTGTCTTCGTGCGGTTCCAGCTCGGGATCATTTTTGACTTGTTCGACAAGGTCGTCCTCCGCTCCAGACTCAGCAggctttccatccacaccGATGGTAGGTACGGGAGGAGCAAGCACAGCATCTATCCAAGGGACAGGCTCCCGGGGAGAGCCTATACCCGACCACTTGGGGGTTGAAGTTGGAGTTGTACTGGATGCGCTCGAAGAGCCAGTGGGACTTGGGTTGATAGTTGGTGTTGTAGTTGAATCGGATGCGGGGGTGGTCGTAGTCCCGGATGATTCGGCTTTTTTCTCTCCATACCCCAGTGACAGCCGCAACGTATCCCATGCAGTTCGCACCGACTCCCAACTTACGGGAGTTGCGAGGGGTATCCCACCTGCTCCGTTTGTCCCACTGGCGCCCATTTCCTCTGCTGCCGCCGCTTCGTGAATCGGAGCTGTTTCATCTAAAACGACGGGTTCGACCGGAGGTGTATTTGTGAGGATAGAACATGCCAACGCTCGGTCTGCCAGCCGTCTTGCAGAGGACCAGTCCAAG from Rhizoctonia solani chromosome 16, complete sequence includes the following:
- a CDS encoding AAA family ATPase — translated: MRAIRVRLAIGRPSTSRQSRSTSAFTSSATLSHPRKLPPDFPRRIPAYAYAPVEDSQGPLVSPKPSETETDQDQEKPRRRVGRPPGSPNKPPPPPPPPTTKASVNPESIWAGKTLGEGDARTLPPEDMLQDALAQLLVTLQPQTQYRAAYSTNGLPLVEPTLALYCPIEGGDYVIDDTVKELASRVNGDVIVVDAAQLAAGEHGSFGKAASILKFPHNPLHFPSTGSPASRPISEDPDTDDDDLDDDDEPDSSIQRVTFGNVSAVAIPARALRMRGNPLVPGSSSSGSGRDTPMGQSELKNFFESIINAPVPSSSPSSTQPRPRIIYLRDFSLLAPSAHTWYPALLSAIRSRRQGHLLRPSNPLPHPTTLVLGVSPSSVPSLSSSPSPGPPSPASGIMNILMGQRPRIVPTPVASRESGANQDERELRLRERLKRWSRTGSVLDNLPSFASQRSPAAGPTGFMSANGFTSLFGAHPSSAREQANEGTNSGGVSVGTGNKSGYFRACGVVPATRDEARERNVRRARRLEVNTLVVRMAMGAVGAKLVGSTGMLARPSKSKKEMDETEKDKEKPDAIPTDKMVDDWSRKVLDWSSARRLADRALACSILTNTPPVEPVVLDETAPIHEAAAAEEMGASGTNGAGGIPLATPVSWESVRTAWDTLRLSLGYGEKKAESSGTTTTPASDSTTTPTINPSPTGSSSASSTTPTSTPKWSGIGSPREPVPWIDAVLAPPVPTIGVDGKPAESGAEDDLVEQVKNDPELEPHEDRLLGCIVNPAELQTTFAQVHLPDATIDSVRTIVSLPLLYPAAFRSGILAQHAMNGALLFGPPGTGKTLLARALAKESGARMMVVKPSDVMDMYVGEGEKLVRSVFSLARRLSPCIVFLDEIDALLGARSSRDIGGAASAHRGLVTEFMQEMDGLRSSASSNVVVIGATNRPFDLDDAVLRRLPRRLLIDLPGLEEREAILRIMLKGEDVTEDVDIPTLAKQTDGFSGSDLKNLVVSAALDAVKENISLPWRTGSAANKSGDKDNEKLADLPKPDAINIAPDATSSDAPVPGTQATTKPAVVESTQPAEDNAGSTTETVATTTPTQPTVEPTVVRRLTNEHFTRALKDITPSASEALGTLADLRKWNAEFGGGDRKKTNKAWGGRFGFGGSGKRPDGEGTGRVGGVVDERV